A segment of the Devriesea agamarum genome:
AAGAACTCTTCGGCAATGCGGTGGGCATCCAACAGCCGTTGGCGGCTTCCCAGATCGGGGCGCTCTACCCCGTGCCCTCCGGACGATTCCTCATAGTGCAGCTGAACACCGAAACGTGCCGCGAGCATCTCAACAGCTTCAACAAACGAGAGGTGGTTAATCTTTTGCACAAAGGAGATCACATCCCCACCCTCATTGCACCCGAAACAATGCCAGTGGCCGAGGTGAGGTCGGATATGAAACGAGGGAGTTTTTTCGTCGTGAAATGGGCACAGACCTTTCATCGAGCCAACTCCGGCGCTGCGCAAGGTCACGTGCTCACTCACAACCTCGTCGATCCGAGCCCGCTCCCGCACCAGATCGACATCCTCGCGCCGGATTCGTCCCGCAGCCATCAGCGTCTCCGCTGGCACAGCGCATCGTGCAGACGCCGCGCTGAAAGATCGGTGTAGGAGGCGAGCTGATCGATCACAACGCGATGCCGAGCCGAATCATCCAGAGCCTGATGAAACATTTCCGCAAACAGCGGCGTCATATGAACGGGTCCGGTATCCAGTAACAAGGCGTGTAGGTCACGCAGAATTTGCTCTTGCTGTTCATACACCGGCTGCTGCGCGGCCGCGGCCATCACGTAGGTGGCTGCTAAGCCCTTGAGCACCGCAATTTCTAGCCGGGTCTCGTCGGGAACGATCACCCGAGCCTCATAGCGGCACACCGGGTGCTCACCGTACTGTGCGCGCGTGGCGTCCACAACTGAGCCGGTGAATCGCCCGATGAGCTGGCTCGTCATATCTTTGAGCGCCGCAGCCGAACGCATGGTCCCGGTGAAGTCCGCCACCCAGAATGGCTCTGCTTCTAACCGCGCGAGCGCACTATCGAGTTCACTGATGGGCACATCTGGCATATACCAGTCTTGAACCACGTACAGCGCTGCGTGGCGTTCCATGGCATCGCGCAGCATGGACAGCTGCAACCGGCCACCGAACACGGCGTCCTCGATATCGTGCACGGAATAGGCGATATCGTCGGACGCATCCATCACCTGAGCTTCCAGGCACGCGACCTGGTCGGGGGCTTTGTCTCGTGCCCAGGCAAACACGGGGGCGTCGTCTTCATAAACACCGAATTTTGACGAGTCCGGGTTCGGCCCTGAACCTCGACGCCACGGATATTTCACTGCGGCATCCAGCGTCGCCCGGGTCAAGTTCAGACCGACTGGTCGGTCGCCGTCAAAAACCTTCGGTTCAAGCCGCGTGAGCAGCCGCAGCGTTTGCGCATTACCTTCAAAACCGCCGATATCCGCGCTGAGCGCATCGAGAACCTTTTCGCCGTTGTGTCCGAACGGTGGGTGTCCGAGGTCGTGAGAGAGGCAGGCGGCATCTACGATATCTGGGTCGCATCCCAGCTCACGGGCGATATCGCGTCCGACCTGGGCCACTTCCAGCGAATGGGTGAGGCGAGTGCGGATGAAGTCGTGTGATCCGGCGCCAAGTACCTGTGTTTTTGCCCCGAGCCGGCGCAGAGCGGAGGAATGCAAGATTCTGGCGCGGTCGCGTTGGAAGGCCGTTCGCGCCTGCGATTTAGGAGGTTCAGGATGTTGACGCTGCACATCGTGCGCGCTGTAGCCGCTGCGTGAGGCTTCTCCCCTCGCCGCTGTGACGGACCCTGAATGTCCGTTGGCCATGATCACCCTCCCGAAATCGATAACTCGGCCTGGTGCAGCCGTGCCGCGAGATCCGGTGTGATCTCCCGGGTCTGCATCCACCCCTCCGGCACGGCGGGACGCTTGGGGTGACCCGCCCGACCGCGAGGCCCCTCCACCACCGGCCCCGGATACGGGCAACCCAAGTCCAGCCGTTCGAGTTTGGTATCCAAGTCACGTAAAGATTCCATGGTGGTGAGGGCTTGGCGTACCGCCCCGCCCACCGGGTACCCCTTGAAATACCAGGAGACATGTTTTCTCAGATCTCGAACCCCGCGCCCCTCATCGCCAAAGTATTCAACCAGCAGTTCTGCATGACGACGGAGAATAGCTGCGACCTCCCGCAAGCCAGGCCGAACCCGATCCGGTAATCCGTGAAAACCCGCGGCGAGGTCTGCGAAGAGCCAGGGACGGCCTTGGCATCCACGCCCCACGACCACACCATCGCAGCCGGTTTGCTCGCACATGGCAAGCGCATCGTCAGCCGACCAGATATCTCCGTTTCCCAGCACCGGAATCTCAGTAATCAGCTGTTTCAGATCGGCAATGGCATCCCAATGCGCGGTTCCCGAATAGTGCTGAGCGGCAGTTCGCCCATGCAGAGCAATTGCTTTGGCCCCAACTTCCTGCGCAATCAGCCCAGCATCGCGATAGGTCAGATGGTCTTTGTCGATACCCATCCGGGTTTTGACCGTCACCGGGATGTGCTCAGCAGCTTCAACCGCTCCCCGAACGATCTGCGTAAACAGCTCGGTTTTCCACGGCAGCACGGCCCCTCCGCCGTTGCGGGTAACCTTCGGCACCGGACATCCGAAATTGAGATCGATGTGATCGGCTCGGTCTTCTTCTCTGAGCATCACCACCGCGGCGCGTACAGTCGCCGGATCCACGCCATACAGCTGCACCGAGCGCGGGGTCTCCCGTTCATGGCAGGTGATGAGGCGCATCGACTCGGGTGTTCGCTCGACCAGGGCCCGGGAGGTAACCATCTCGGAGACGAAGAGCCCGCCGTCGTGCTGGCTATACCGTGCACCAAACTCGCGGCACAGCAGACGAAACGGCATGTTGGTAATTCCCGCCATGGGAGCAAGCACAACTGGGGTGTCTACCGTAATTGGGCCGATGGTCAGGTCACGGCTGATCCCAACGTGATTAGCAGCCGCTGCCCGGTCCACCGTATTTTCAGTGCGATCAGTTCCCACAGATGTCATCGCTCCCAAGTCTCCCATCTCATCGCCTGCCCGGCGCTGATAACTCGGCCTCGCCCGGCGGCGCCAGAAAGACCGCCGGTACCGATTACTCAGGACACCACGGCACGACGCGCATTGATTAGGCGCAGCCGATCAGACGTGAGCCGAGATACTCCCTGACCTTGTCGAGTGCAACCCGCTCCTGGGTCATCGAGTCGCGCTCTCGGATGGTTACCGCTTGATCCTCCACGGTGTCAAAATCCACCGTCAGACAAAATGGTGTGCCGATTTCGTCCTGGCGGCGGTATCGCCGACCAATCGCACCGGAGAGGTCAACCTCGACGTTCCACAGCTGACGTAGCTCCTGCGCAACAGCTTTAGCTCGCGGCACGAGGTCCTCGCTCTTGGACAGCGGCAGCACCGCGACCTTCACCGGCGCCAATCGGGGATCTAGGCGCAGCACGGTGCGCTTATCCACTCCGCCCTTCGTATTAGGAGCTTCATCCTCGGTGTAGGCGTCGATCATGAAGGCCATCATTGAACGGGTCAATCCGAAGGACGGTTCGATCACGTAGGGGGTGTACCGTTCGCCGCTGGGCTGGTCGAAATACTGCATTTTTGTACCTGACGCCTCGGTGTGGCTGCCGAGGTCGAAGTCGGTACGGTTTGCAACTCCCATCAGTTCGCCCCATGGGTTGCCCTGAAAACCGAATTTGTATTCGATGTCGATCGTGCCCGCACTGTAGTGCGCACGCTCGTCCTCCGGCACGTCAAAACGCCGCATATTGTCAGGATTGATCCCCAGGTCCACAAACCAGTTCCAGCAGGTCTCAACCCACGCCTTGAAGTGCTCGTCCGCTTCAGCGGGCGGCGTGAAGTATTCGATCTCCATCTGCTCGAACTCACGGGTGCGGAAAATGAAATTGCCGGGCGTGATCTCGTTGCGGAAAGCCTTACCCACCTGGCCAATCCCGAACGGAGGCTTCTGCCGTGCAGCGGTCACAACATTGAGGAAATTGATGAAAATTCCCTGCGCCGTCTCCGGTCGTAGATAGTGCAGGCCTTCCTCGTTATCGACCGCGCCGAGGTAGGTCTTCATCAGACCCGAAAAGAGCTGGGGCTCCGTCCATG
Coding sequences within it:
- a CDS encoding deoxyguanosinetriphosphate triphosphohydrolase, with protein sequence MANGHSGSVTAARGEASRSGYSAHDVQRQHPEPPKSQARTAFQRDRARILHSSALRRLGAKTQVLGAGSHDFIRTRLTHSLEVAQVGRDIARELGCDPDIVDAACLSHDLGHPPFGHNGEKVLDALSADIGGFEGNAQTLRLLTRLEPKVFDGDRPVGLNLTRATLDAAVKYPWRRGSGPNPDSSKFGVYEDDAPVFAWARDKAPDQVACLEAQVMDASDDIAYSVHDIEDAVFGGRLQLSMLRDAMERHAALYVVQDWYMPDVPISELDSALARLEAEPFWVADFTGTMRSAAALKDMTSQLIGRFTGSVVDATRAQYGEHPVCRYEARVIVPDETRLEIAVLKGLAATYVMAAAAQQPVYEQQEQILRDLHALLLDTGPVHMTPLFAEMFHQALDDSARHRVVIDQLASYTDLSARRLHDALCQRRR
- the dusB gene encoding tRNA dihydrouridine synthase DusB produces the protein MGDLGAMTSVGTDRTENTVDRAAAANHVGISRDLTIGPITVDTPVVLAPMAGITNMPFRLLCREFGARYSQHDGGLFVSEMVTSRALVERTPESMRLITCHERETPRSVQLYGVDPATVRAAVVMLREEDRADHIDLNFGCPVPKVTRNGGGAVLPWKTELFTQIVRGAVEAAEHIPVTVKTRMGIDKDHLTYRDAGLIAQEVGAKAIALHGRTAAQHYSGTAHWDAIADLKQLITEIPVLGNGDIWSADDALAMCEQTGCDGVVVGRGCQGRPWLFADLAAGFHGLPDRVRPGLREVAAILRRHAELLVEYFGDEGRGVRDLRKHVSWYFKGYPVGGAVRQALTTMESLRDLDTKLERLDLGCPYPGPVVEGPRGRAGHPKRPAVPEGWMQTREITPDLAARLHQAELSISGG
- a CDS encoding glycine--tRNA ligase — translated: MAKPPASTLDNVVALAKRRGFVFPCGEIYGGTRSAWDYGPLGVELKENIKRQWWRTFVQGREDMVGLDSSVILPTRVWEASGHVATFTDPLVESLHTHKRYREDHLIEAYVAKHGHPPVNGLADIRDPETGQEGAWTEPQLFSGLMKTYLGAVDNEEGLHYLRPETAQGIFINFLNVVTAARQKPPFGIGQVGKAFRNEITPGNFIFRTREFEQMEIEYFTPPAEADEHFKAWVETCWNWFVDLGINPDNMRRFDVPEDERAHYSAGTIDIEYKFGFQGNPWGELMGVANRTDFDLGSHTEASGTKMQYFDQPSGERYTPYVIEPSFGLTRSMMAFMIDAYTEDEAPNTKGGVDKRTVLRLDPRLAPVKVAVLPLSKSEDLVPRAKAVAQELRQLWNVEVDLSGAIGRRYRRQDEIGTPFCLTVDFDTVEDQAVTIRERDSMTQERVALDKVREYLGSRLIGCA